Proteins encoded in a region of the Athene noctua chromosome 4, bAthNoc1.hap1.1, whole genome shotgun sequence genome:
- the CEP44 gene encoding centrosomal protein of 44 kDa isoform X1, giving the protein MATGDLKGSLRKIEQGLRLLNYPRDVDYTVLVKGDPAAFLPIISYSFTSFSTYVAELLVKCDVELTAKSDLRFIEAIYKLLRDQFQYKPVLTKQQFLQFGFAERKMQIVCDIINCVVKKHKELSNLNKVKSQTRKKLRSSKCEVLSNCVNVFADPSGSAPNSKQKPQVERHSGNEVSGDLHPLPLPAQGGDEEELCLDHDVVEVKYEQVIGDNSQIEFLKSQLADCQEKLHKLDWMEDKLHVLEERLKGKVIIDEKDWNNLLSRVLLLETELLLQSKKRDLSTEFSNISQECTSSSIPVSSDTERKEEMPESLHQLSGYSSLLFTDPSPKAMTINSHNLTDISKETTRQRMERISKIIEETSELLKTSSNTSEKT; this is encoded by the exons ATGGCAACAGGAGACCTAAAAGGAAGTTTGAGAAAAATAGAGCAAGGACTTCGCTTGTTAAATTATCCAAGAGATGTGGATTATACAGT GTTAGTAAAGGGTGATCCAGCTGCATTTTTACCTATCATCAGCTATTCTTTTACATCTTTTTCAACTTACGTAGCAGAACTTCTGGTAAAGTGTGATGTGGAACTCACAGCAAAGAGTGACTTGCGTTTCATTGAAGCTATTTATAAG CTTCTTCGAGATCAGTTTCAATATAAACCAGTTTTAACAAAACAGCAGTTTCTTCAGTTTggctttgcagaaaggaaaatgcagattGTTTGTGACATTATCAACTGTGTGGTGAAAAAACATAAGGAATTAAGTAACTTGAATAAG GTTAAATCCCAAACGAGGAAAAAACTCAGATCTTCTAAATGTGAAGTATTGTCAAATTGTGTTAATGTCTTTGCTGATCCTAGTGGCAGTGCTCCAAATTCCAAACAG AAGCCTCAAGTAGAACGGCACTCAGGAAATGAAGTTAGTGGTGACCTTCATCCCCTACCCCTTCCAGCACAGGGAGGTGATGAAGAAGAATTGTGCCTAGATCATGATGTTGTGGAAGTTAAATATGAACAA GTCATAGGAGATAATTCACAGATTGAGTTCCTAAAGAGTCAGCTTGCTGATTGCCAGGAAAAGCTTCATAAACTAGATTGGATGGAAGATAAACTACATGTTCTAGAAGAGAGACTGAAAGGCAAGGTGATCATAGATGAGAAGGACTGGAATAACTTGTTGAGTCGAGTTTTACTTCTTGAAACAGAACTGTTGTTGCAATCCAAAAAG AGAGACTTATCTACAGAGTTCAGCAATATAAGTCAAGAATGTACTTCTAGTAGCATTCCAGTTTCTTCTG AtacagaaaggaaagaggagatgccAGAGAGTCTTCATCAGTTGTCTGGATACAGTTCACTATTATTCACAGACCCATCTCCCAAAGCCATGACCATTAATTCTCATAATCTGACAGACATTTCAAAG GAGACAACAAGACAAAGAATGGAAAGGATAAGTAAAAT aattgaAGAAACATCAGAATTGTTGAAAACATCAAGCAACACCTCTGAGAAGACCTGA
- the CEP44 gene encoding centrosomal protein of 44 kDa isoform X2 — MATGDLKGSLRKIEQGLRLLNYPRDVDYTVLVKGDPAAFLPIISYSFTSFSTYVAELLVKCDVELTAKSDLRFIEAIYKLLRDQFQYKPVLTKQQFLQFGFAERKMQIVCDIINCVVKKHKELSNLNKVKSQTRKKLRSSKCEVLSNCVNVFADPSGSAPNSKQPQVERHSGNEVSGDLHPLPLPAQGGDEEELCLDHDVVEVKYEQVIGDNSQIEFLKSQLADCQEKLHKLDWMEDKLHVLEERLKGKVIIDEKDWNNLLSRVLLLETELLLQSKKRDLSTEFSNISQECTSSSIPVSSDTERKEEMPESLHQLSGYSSLLFTDPSPKAMTINSHNLTDISKETTRQRMERISKIIEETSELLKTSSNTSEKT, encoded by the exons ATGGCAACAGGAGACCTAAAAGGAAGTTTGAGAAAAATAGAGCAAGGACTTCGCTTGTTAAATTATCCAAGAGATGTGGATTATACAGT GTTAGTAAAGGGTGATCCAGCTGCATTTTTACCTATCATCAGCTATTCTTTTACATCTTTTTCAACTTACGTAGCAGAACTTCTGGTAAAGTGTGATGTGGAACTCACAGCAAAGAGTGACTTGCGTTTCATTGAAGCTATTTATAAG CTTCTTCGAGATCAGTTTCAATATAAACCAGTTTTAACAAAACAGCAGTTTCTTCAGTTTggctttgcagaaaggaaaatgcagattGTTTGTGACATTATCAACTGTGTGGTGAAAAAACATAAGGAATTAAGTAACTTGAATAAG GTTAAATCCCAAACGAGGAAAAAACTCAGATCTTCTAAATGTGAAGTATTGTCAAATTGTGTTAATGTCTTTGCTGATCCTAGTGGCAGTGCTCCAAATTCCAAACAG CCTCAAGTAGAACGGCACTCAGGAAATGAAGTTAGTGGTGACCTTCATCCCCTACCCCTTCCAGCACAGGGAGGTGATGAAGAAGAATTGTGCCTAGATCATGATGTTGTGGAAGTTAAATATGAACAA GTCATAGGAGATAATTCACAGATTGAGTTCCTAAAGAGTCAGCTTGCTGATTGCCAGGAAAAGCTTCATAAACTAGATTGGATGGAAGATAAACTACATGTTCTAGAAGAGAGACTGAAAGGCAAGGTGATCATAGATGAGAAGGACTGGAATAACTTGTTGAGTCGAGTTTTACTTCTTGAAACAGAACTGTTGTTGCAATCCAAAAAG AGAGACTTATCTACAGAGTTCAGCAATATAAGTCAAGAATGTACTTCTAGTAGCATTCCAGTTTCTTCTG AtacagaaaggaaagaggagatgccAGAGAGTCTTCATCAGTTGTCTGGATACAGTTCACTATTATTCACAGACCCATCTCCCAAAGCCATGACCATTAATTCTCATAATCTGACAGACATTTCAAAG GAGACAACAAGACAAAGAATGGAAAGGATAAGTAAAAT aattgaAGAAACATCAGAATTGTTGAAAACATCAAGCAACACCTCTGAGAAGACCTGA